One stretch of Maylandia zebra isolate NMK-2024a linkage group LG13, Mzebra_GT3a, whole genome shotgun sequence DNA includes these proteins:
- the LOC143421834 gene encoding uncharacterized protein LOC143421834, with protein MKAYLLLLLLIPLCSAEQFYIECYGQDFLMVNNQLLQCTGKVQQACYTRDNGDKGCTRLEFCSRPGWTCCHTNRCNA; from the exons atgaaggcttatctgctcctgcttctACTGATACCTCTCTGCTCAG CTGAGCAGTTTTACATCGAGTGTTATGGTCAGGACTTCCTGATGGTCAACAACCAGCTGCTGCAGTGCACCGGCAAAGTCCAACAAGCTTGTTACACCAGAG ATAATGGAGATAAAGGGTGCACGCGGCTGGAGTTCTGCTCTCGACCTGGCTGGACCTGCTGTCACACCAACCGCTGCAATGCCTGA
- the LOC143421719 gene encoding histone-lysine N-methyltransferase SETDB1-B-like: MAMIMTVDQLETKTLLLQESLKTEENLLDYECEESLKTEENLLDYECEDEKHIFESPNDSVCCVNETARKRKLCQNGLDCPRPFKKPVVVLTRLPEYKKPARINKCSESDRTPPPASPPSTSTNAADVAPVIISSVFGHSSKEIITARPEAQKDELKLNMVVLARRRPMRWQQGKIVEIVTREDGRLKYKVSFEEKGKSLVSGHHVAFDTTAKVEQLYVGARVVIQCQDNKYRFQPGVVGELRSRKNRLRFLIFLDDHTPVYFGLPLIHLVWKPLENIADDIPEGPHKDFIEHYLNKWPYPQLTQYRLGQTLNAELNGVLQKCEVQIIDCSLMQVIFQESEHKEWINRGSSRLAHMAKFLEMKHREQLECDSD; encoded by the coding sequence ATGGCTATGATTATGACTGTGGATCAGTTGGAGACAAAAACATTGTTACTTCAGGAGTCCTTGAAGACAGAAGAAAACCTGTTGGATTATGAATGTGAGGAGTCCTTGAAGACAGAAGAAAACCTGTTGGATTATGAATGTGAGgatgaaaaacatatttttgagtCTCCAAATGACTCAGTTTGCTGTGTAAATGAAactgccagaaagaggaaactatGCCAAAACGGCTTGGACTGTCCCAGACCATTTAAAAAGCCAGTGGTAGTGTTGACTAGACTTCCTGAATATAAGAAACCTGCAAGAATTAACAAATGCAGTGAGAGCGACAGAACACCACCACCCGCTTCACCTCCGAGCACCAGCACCAATGCGGCAGATGTGGCTCCTGTTATAATATCATCAGTGTTTGGCCATTCCTCCAAGGAAATAATAACTGCCCGACCTGAGGCACAGAAGGATGAACTCAAATTGAACATGGTAGTTCTGGCTAGGAGAAGACCTATGAGGTGGCAACAGGGGAAAATAGTCGAGATAGTTACAAGGGAAGACGGACGGTTAAAATAcaaagtcagttttgaagaaaaAGGGAAGAGTCTAGTATCTGGACACCACGTTGCTTTTGACACCACAGCAAAGGTGGAGCAGCTGTATGTTGGTGCCCGTGTGGTGATTCAGTGTCAAGATAACAAGTACCGGTTCCAGCCTGGTGTCGTAGGCGAGCTCCGCAGCAGAAAGAACCGCCTAAGGTTCTTGATCTTTTTGGATGATCACACGCCGGTCTATTTTGGGTTACCTTTAATTCATTTGGTTTGGAAACCTTTGGAAAACATTGCAGATGACATTCCAGAGGGCCCTCACAAAGACTTCATAGAACATTACCTGAATAAGTGGCCGTACCCTCAGTTAACCCAGTACAGGCTTGGACAGACCCTTAATGCTGAATTGAACGGAGTCCTGCAAAAGTGTGAAGTGCAGATTATTGACTGCAGCTTAATGCAGGTTATCTTTCAGGAGAGTGAACATAAGGAGTGGATTAACCGAGGTTCATCACGACTGGCGCACATGGCAAAGTTTTtggagatgaaacacagagaacagCTTGAGTGCGACTCTGACTGA